The Desulfoscipio gibsoniae DSM 7213 genome contains a region encoding:
- a CDS encoding Crp/Fnr family transcriptional regulator, whose amino-acid sequence MHINITDFNDIDIKVDPVLTDIEKMLIREAGSLVHYPKDHVIFSAGDIADRVYLLESGWVKIYRISADGKRVTVGSMRSPGELMGLAETLMGVERICFAGAINNVTMVALTKTRFEELLAKYPFLSIKVAELLAVRMREAEAIIHEMVCWQAPGRLAHMLIKMGERMGEQTNNGIKINLQLTHEELASMVGTSRQTVTSFLNTFRNENSIVYEGKTISIINPDKLAKWLA is encoded by the coding sequence ATGCATATAAATATAACGGATTTTAACGACATTGATATCAAGGTGGATCCAGTTTTAACCGATATCGAGAAAATGTTAATTAGAGAGGCTGGATCATTGGTGCATTATCCCAAGGATCATGTAATATTTTCGGCCGGGGATATTGCGGATAGGGTATATCTGCTGGAGAGCGGGTGGGTAAAAATATATAGAATCTCAGCTGACGGCAAGCGAGTGACCGTAGGTAGTATGCGTAGTCCGGGTGAACTTATGGGGTTGGCGGAAACTTTAATGGGCGTAGAGCGTATATGCTTTGCCGGGGCGATTAATAATGTGACCATGGTGGCGCTAACCAAAACAAGGTTTGAGGAGTTATTGGCCAAATATCCTTTTTTATCAATAAAGGTAGCTGAATTGTTGGCCGTCAGGATGAGGGAGGCTGAAGCCATCATTCATGAGATGGTGTGCTGGCAGGCGCCTGGCAGGCTGGCTCATATGCTAATTAAAATGGGCGAGCGTATGGGTGAGCAGACCAATAATGGCATTAAAATTAATTTACAGTTAACCCACGAAGAACTGGCCAGTATGGTGGGCACTTCCCGGCAAACAGTGACTTCGTTTTTAAATACCTTTAGAAATGAAAACAGCATTGTATATGAAGGTAAAACGATAAGCATTATAAACCCGGATAAACTTGCTAAGTGGCTGGCTTAG
- a CDS encoding ArsR/SmtB family transcription factor: protein MEEITGNIIKICKALADSTRLKILNLLSRQEMAVCELIEALDLSQPAVSHHLKLLKQACLITDSREGKWVLYNIDRDNYNQAMQTVQSFLQNVQDNLERGVPLSPIRTQPCLCEVLKSKAKT, encoded by the coding sequence ATGGAAGAAATAACGGGTAATATTATAAAAATATGTAAAGCGCTGGCTGATAGCACCCGATTAAAGATACTTAACCTGCTATCCAGACAGGAAATGGCGGTTTGCGAGCTTATTGAGGCACTGGATTTATCCCAACCCGCCGTATCTCACCATTTGAAGTTGTTGAAGCAGGCCTGTCTAATAACAGACAGCCGGGAAGGCAAGTGGGTTTTATATAACATTGACAGGGATAATTACAACCAGGCTATGCAAACAGTGCAAAGCTTTTTGCAAAACGTGCAGGATAACCTGGAACGGGGTGTGCCGCTATCCCCTATCCGCACCCAGCCATGCTTATGCGAAGTGCTGAAATCCAAAGCTAAGACTTAA
- a CDS encoding permease has product MQERNKLLIIVVVFLAAFYLPLQNPRMQSAILEAFFMLQDYAQKHVLACLIPAFFIAGGISVFVSQASVLKYFGAGANKVLSYGVASVSGSVLAVCSCTVLPLFAGIYTRGAGIGPATAFLYAGPAINVLAIILTARVLGPDLGIARAVGAIVFSIVIGLIMHFIFLKEERAKEAAALELPEPEPGDKSLWQYGLFFSIMIFILVFAAWGKPAQPVGFFNAVYEVHWYITVALLVALAVIIRLWFNKEELVTWTDATWGYVKQIFPLLLGGVLIAGFLMGRPGLDAGILPNSYVSTWVGGNSLSANVLASVLGAFMYFATLTEVPILQGLLGSGMGRGPALALMLAGPALSLPSMLTIKSIMGTKKTAIYITLVVIMSTLSGYIFGIIAG; this is encoded by the coding sequence ATGCAAGAACGAAATAAACTGCTCATTATAGTTGTAGTTTTTTTGGCCGCCTTTTACCTGCCGCTGCAAAACCCTAGGATGCAATCAGCTATACTGGAAGCATTTTTCATGCTGCAGGATTACGCCCAAAAGCACGTACTGGCCTGCTTGATACCTGCCTTTTTCATCGCGGGGGGCATATCGGTTTTTGTTTCCCAGGCGTCAGTGTTAAAATATTTTGGTGCAGGTGCCAATAAAGTACTGTCCTACGGAGTAGCCTCAGTATCAGGCAGTGTGCTGGCAGTATGCTCCTGTACTGTACTGCCGCTGTTCGCAGGTATTTATACCCGTGGAGCCGGCATCGGCCCCGCCACTGCTTTTCTATACGCCGGACCGGCCATCAATGTGCTGGCTATCATACTGACGGCCCGGGTATTGGGACCGGATCTGGGCATTGCCCGGGCAGTAGGGGCAATAGTTTTTTCCATCGTTATTGGATTGATTATGCACTTTATTTTTCTAAAAGAAGAACGAGCCAAAGAAGCGGCGGCATTGGAACTACCCGAGCCTGAACCAGGCGACAAATCACTGTGGCAATATGGCCTGTTTTTCTCCATTATGATTTTTATCCTTGTCTTTGCCGCCTGGGGTAAACCAGCCCAACCAGTAGGCTTTTTTAACGCGGTCTACGAGGTACACTGGTATATTACGGTGGCGCTGCTGGTGGCACTAGCGGTAATTATCAGGTTATGGTTCAATAAGGAAGAGCTGGTTACCTGGACGGACGCCACCTGGGGTTATGTAAAGCAAATTTTCCCTCTACTGCTGGGCGGCGTATTAATTGCAGGCTTTCTAATGGGCCGTCCCGGCCTGGACGCCGGTATTCTCCCCAACTCCTACGTCTCCACCTGGGTGGGCGGCAACTCACTAAGTGCCAATGTGCTAGCCTCAGTTTTGGGCGCATTTATGTACTTTGCTACGTTGACCGAGGTGCCTATTTTACAGGGCCTGCTGGGCAGCGGTATGGGCAGGGGTCCGGCTCTGGCCCTGATGCTGGCCGGACCGGCTCTGAGCCTGCCCAGCATGTTAACCATTAAAAGTATTATGGGCACCAAGAAAACGGCTATCTATATAACCCTGGTGGTAATTATGTCCACGCTATCCGGGTATATCTTTGGCATAATTGCAGGTTAA
- a CDS encoding thioredoxin family protein — MEIKVLGPGCPKCHALEKAVQEVLSETGINAEVKKITDIKQIASHGIMLTPGLIINGKIKSSGKALNKNEVKKFIEQEK; from the coding sequence ATGGAAATTAAAGTATTGGGCCCCGGCTGCCCCAAATGCCACGCTCTAGAAAAAGCAGTGCAGGAAGTGCTCAGCGAGACCGGTATCAACGCCGAAGTAAAAAAGATCACCGATATCAAGCAGATCGCCAGCCATGGTATTATGCTCACTCCCGGGCTAATCATCAACGGTAAAATTAAATCATCCGGCAAGGCATTGAACAAAAATGAAGTTAAAAAATTTATAGAACAAGAGAAATAA
- a CDS encoding molybdopterin-containing oxidoreductase family protein — protein sequence MLIETKISDCMLCVWDCGIKAHIENGRLMKVEGLPEHPVTKGYICPRGEALPSYVYSADRLTTPLLREKGRFQKVSWDTALDYCAEKLNDVKKKYGARSLAVFCGSVGVENIEVATFARRFKGAYGTPNLLSVENICYRTRILARQLTFGRYPLDDPGDARCIILWGHNPDGSKGMLAEQIREKLNDNNFELIVINPKRIPLSEKAHHLTIRPGTDAALGLAMLNVIINEGLYDKEFVDNYTVGFPELVEHVQQYTPEWAQEITWINAADIKGAARIYAQAGPSCIIQGINSLDQHRNGLQNSRLLSILQAVTGNFAVPGGWVEGPRIPLANLSLKDQEAPIGAEEYPIFSSLWGRKAPFGIATLLPQAILEGKPYPIRASIITAANPVVSFPAAHQFKEALSNLDFLAVIDPFLTETAELADVVLPACTFLEKGGLSYVYGVVFGEPYAMIHHKVIEPVGDSWPDWKIWSELGRRMGMGEYFPWQTDEEVTNAFLQDGELKDKLNANPAGAYYGEKQYYIYKKKKLGTPSGKVELYSQTLKDHGYDPIPVYLEPGQSPVNTPELYEKFPLILISGERAQEYTHTQQRQVLELRNNNPEPLAEIHPVTASKYGLADGVMAQIETKSGKMKMRMRTTDKLAPGVVSVPHGWGGNANVNMLVDMDVFDPITAYPDFKTVLCSVTPA from the coding sequence GTGCTCATTGAAACAAAGATTAGCGATTGCATGTTATGTGTATGGGACTGCGGGATTAAAGCACACATTGAAAATGGGCGTTTAATGAAAGTAGAAGGCCTACCGGAGCACCCGGTAACCAAGGGTTATATCTGTCCCCGTGGGGAAGCTTTGCCCAGCTATGTATATTCGGCTGACCGTTTAACGACCCCGTTACTGCGGGAAAAAGGTCGCTTTCAAAAGGTAAGTTGGGACACAGCGTTAGACTATTGCGCGGAAAAGTTAAATGATGTTAAGAAAAAGTATGGTGCCCGGTCGCTGGCCGTTTTTTGCGGTTCCGTGGGCGTGGAAAACATTGAAGTGGCTACATTTGCCCGGCGTTTCAAGGGCGCTTACGGTACGCCAAATCTACTGTCGGTGGAAAATATTTGTTACCGGACCCGCATTTTGGCTCGCCAGCTCACTTTTGGCCGTTATCCGTTGGACGACCCGGGGGATGCCCGGTGCATTATCCTGTGGGGACATAATCCCGATGGCTCCAAGGGAATGCTGGCAGAGCAAATTAGGGAAAAGTTAAATGATAATAATTTTGAATTAATTGTTATCAATCCTAAACGTATACCGCTGTCGGAGAAGGCCCACCATTTAACTATCCGTCCGGGCACTGATGCGGCACTGGGGTTGGCGATGTTGAATGTGATTATTAACGAGGGGCTTTACGATAAAGAGTTTGTCGACAATTATACTGTGGGCTTCCCAGAATTGGTGGAGCACGTTCAACAATATACTCCCGAATGGGCGCAGGAAATTACTTGGATAAATGCAGCTGATATTAAGGGTGCAGCCAGGATTTATGCCCAGGCCGGTCCCAGCTGCATTATTCAGGGGATTAACAGTCTCGACCAACACCGTAATGGTTTGCAAAATTCCCGTCTTTTATCGATCCTGCAAGCGGTTACGGGTAATTTTGCCGTTCCCGGTGGTTGGGTTGAAGGCCCCAGGATTCCTCTGGCCAACTTGAGCCTGAAGGATCAGGAAGCACCTATCGGAGCGGAAGAGTATCCCATTTTCAGTTCACTGTGGGGCCGCAAGGCGCCATTTGGGATAGCTACTTTACTTCCACAGGCAATACTTGAAGGGAAGCCTTATCCCATAAGGGCAAGTATCATTACGGCTGCCAACCCGGTCGTTTCTTTCCCCGCCGCACATCAGTTTAAAGAAGCCCTTTCCAACTTGGACTTTTTGGCGGTCATTGACCCGTTCCTTACCGAGACCGCTGAATTAGCTGATGTGGTTCTGCCGGCTTGTACCTTCTTAGAAAAAGGTGGTCTCTCTTACGTTTACGGTGTTGTATTCGGCGAACCGTATGCCATGATCCATCACAAGGTGATCGAACCGGTGGGCGACAGTTGGCCCGACTGGAAGATCTGGAGCGAACTGGGACGGCGTATGGGTATGGGCGAATATTTCCCGTGGCAAACCGATGAAGAGGTCACTAATGCCTTCTTGCAAGATGGCGAATTAAAAGATAAGTTAAACGCCAACCCGGCGGGAGCTTATTATGGTGAAAAACAATATTATATTTATAAAAAGAAAAAACTGGGGACACCCAGTGGAAAAGTGGAGCTTTACTCGCAAACATTAAAGGATCACGGGTATGACCCTATTCCGGTATATCTTGAGCCAGGACAAAGTCCTGTCAATACCCCTGAGCTTTATGAAAAGTTCCCGCTAATTCTAATCAGCGGCGAACGGGCTCAGGAATATACCCATACCCAGCAGCGTCAAGTGCTTGAATTACGTAATAATAATCCGGAACCCCTGGCAGAGATCCACCCGGTTACGGCAAGTAAGTACGGCCTGGCGGACGGTGTTATGGCCCAGATTGAGACCAAAAGCGGAAAAATGAAAATGCGGATGCGCACAACCGATAAATTAGCGCCTGGTGTAGTAAGTGTCCCACACGGTTGGGGAGGTAACGCCAACGTGAATATGCTAGTTGATATGGATGTATTTGACCCCATCACAGCTTATCCCGACTTTAAAACGGTACTTTGCAGTGTGACACCGGCTTAA
- a CDS encoding copper amine oxidase N-terminal domain-containing protein has translation MKKNWLAILLVVVLLTVNLPNNVMAAQPMTVIHNDEQLQLDVPPVLEKGRVLVPLRAIFEALGAVVDYDATTETIIATKGKNRIRLQTFSTHVFLNEEAIPLDVPAKVIQGRTMVPLRFVSEALGAGVKWDAGSRTAIISQKGGPEFDTEAPGGVNTSIYYLREYNPQKEINENQITWQNDDIMFVAHKSKSEEMHTSDTIISSMTIEKGNTKHDIKLAEKPVSISSLSLSASDEYLAVNAFFHYGFKVIIVNLNSGEYIILNDYLESKGQGFVETIHSYNWSPDGSKLAFSFGDTSQSKLAIYNLNNKALSLIPAEGVYITTSYILWHKDGQCLDFISEYPSEHYKLYRYNIDQEHVENIMNLERDDLLKMREFNPQEF, from the coding sequence TTGAAGAAAAATTGGTTGGCAATTTTATTAGTTGTAGTATTATTAACAGTTAATTTACCAAATAATGTTATGGCGGCTCAGCCAATGACGGTAATTCATAACGATGAGCAACTCCAGCTTGATGTCCCACCGGTTCTTGAAAAAGGCCGGGTACTGGTGCCACTTCGAGCTATTTTTGAAGCTTTAGGTGCTGTGGTTGATTATGATGCGACGACTGAAACTATCATTGCTACTAAAGGAAAAAACAGAATACGCCTTCAAACATTCTCAACACATGTTTTTCTGAACGAAGAAGCTATTCCTTTAGATGTCCCGGCCAAAGTCATTCAAGGACGAACTATGGTTCCGCTGAGGTTTGTTTCTGAAGCATTAGGTGCGGGAGTTAAATGGGATGCCGGGAGCCGAACGGCGATAATAAGTCAAAAAGGTGGACCTGAATTTGATACTGAAGCACCAGGCGGCGTTAATACTTCAATTTATTATTTACGTGAATACAACCCCCAAAAAGAAATCAATGAAAATCAAATTACCTGGCAAAACGACGACATTATGTTTGTTGCCCATAAGTCAAAGTCGGAAGAAATGCATACATCGGATACAATAATAAGCTCTATGACTATAGAAAAGGGTAACACAAAGCATGATATTAAGCTTGCTGAAAAGCCGGTATCCATTTCTTCACTGAGTCTGTCCGCCAGTGACGAATATTTGGCCGTGAATGCTTTTTTTCACTATGGTTTTAAAGTAATCATTGTTAATCTAAACAGCGGAGAATATATCATTTTAAATGATTATCTCGAATCCAAGGGACAAGGATTTGTAGAGACGATACATTCTTACAACTGGTCGCCCGACGGTAGTAAACTGGCTTTTTCTTTTGGTGACACATCTCAAAGTAAGCTGGCAATATATAACTTGAACAATAAAGCTTTATCGTTAATACCTGCAGAAGGCGTTTACATCACCACCTCTTATATATTGTGGCACAAGGATGGACAATGCTTGGACTTTATAAGCGAGTACCCATCGGAGCACTATAAACTGTATAGATATAATATTGACCAAGAACATGTGGAAAATATAATGAATTTGGAACGGGATGATTTATTAAAAATGCGGGAATTTAATCCACAAGAGTTTTAG
- a CDS encoding nitroreductase family protein, translating into MNVYQAIINRRSTRKFKGDIVSDQIILKLLDAARWAPSGGNIQPWFFYVVEDRNKREQLVAAALGQKFIAEAPFCIVVCAEPEMSAIRYQQRGAELYCLQDTAAAVQNIMLAALEEGLVSCWVGAFQEDKVQQAFDMPRNRRPVAIIPIGYPVKEPGKAPVRKEIAEISHWV; encoded by the coding sequence ATGAATGTATACCAGGCCATAATTAATCGCCGGTCTACAAGGAAATTCAAGGGAGATATTGTTTCCGACCAAATAATCCTTAAACTGCTTGACGCAGCTCGTTGGGCGCCTTCAGGCGGCAATATTCAGCCTTGGTTTTTTTATGTGGTTGAGGACCGGAATAAGCGCGAGCAGTTGGTCGCAGCGGCTTTGGGACAAAAGTTTATTGCCGAAGCACCTTTTTGTATAGTAGTCTGCGCCGAGCCGGAAATGTCAGCCATCCGGTATCAACAACGGGGCGCGGAACTATATTGTTTGCAGGATACCGCGGCGGCGGTGCAGAACATCATGCTGGCCGCGCTGGAAGAAGGATTAGTTAGCTGCTGGGTAGGAGCCTTCCAGGAAGACAAGGTGCAGCAGGCTTTTGATATGCCCAGGAATAGAAGGCCGGTGGCCATAATACCCATAGGTTATCCGGTCAAAGAACCGGGCAAAGCCCCCGTCAGGAAGGAAATCGCAGAGATTAGCCACTGGGTATAA